A part of Periplaneta americana isolate PAMFEO1 chromosome 17, P.americana_PAMFEO1_priV1, whole genome shotgun sequence genomic DNA contains:
- the LOC138693187 gene encoding oocyte zinc finger protein XlCOF6.1-like: MEESSDPVTFPSIKCEPEEDTAVPCDAHNSDVKWEVKIEESSGSMTFLSMKSESEDKIFGTARVKKENRCDLTVQEPEVFTESFADTRASTVSNCERFTHEEDATIYQAAKHVVSSKKLFVSHGSKKRFNCDVYEECFSNSVFPTSRVSKLASEEQPFNCIMQQKLFKCEVCGMAFSHSSFLTRHERRHTGEKPFECNVCGKCFSQSGSLTIHQRVHTGEKPFKCDICAKCFPDCSNLRSHVLQHTGERPFTCNVCGKSFSQRSNLKSHVRRHTGEKPFKCNDCGKCFSQSSSLRSHERRHTGEKPFKCELCGKCFSHRAGMRTHVLGHSDAIGRYSS, translated from the exons ATGGAGGAATCCTCGGACCCAGTCACATTTCCTTCCATTAAGTGTGAGCCTGAG GAAGACACAGCAGTGCCATGTGATGCTCACAACTCTGATGTCAAATGGGAAGTGAAAATTGAGGAATCCTCGGGATCAATGACGTTTCTTTCCATGAAGAGTGAGTCTGAG GATAAGATATTTGGCACAGCTAGAGTGAAAAAGGAGAATAGGTGCGATTTAACGGTACAGGAACCGGAAGTCTTCACTGAGAG TTTTGCAGACACCCGTGCCAGCACTGTATCAAATTGTGAAAGATTTACACACGAAGAGGACGCAACTATTTATCAGGCTGCCAAGCATGTTGTTTCGTCAAAAAAACTTTTCGTATCCCACGGAAGTAAGAAGAGATTCAATTGTGACGTGTATGAAGAGTGTTTCTCCAATTCGGTTTTCCCCACATCTCGTGTCTCGAAGCTCGCAAGCGAAGAACAGCCTTTCAATTGCATCATGCAGCAGAAACTGTTCAAATGCGAAGTGTGTGGGATGGCTTTCTCGCACTCCAGCTTCTTAACTAGACACGAACGCCGGCATACGGGTGAGAAACCGTTCGAATGCAATgtctgtggaaaatgtttctcgcAATCTGGTTCTCTAACAATTCATCAACGCGTTCATaccggcgagaagccattcaaatgcgatatttGTGCCAAATGTTTCCCGGATTGCAGTAATTTGAGGAGCCATGTTCTCCAGCATACCGGCGAGAGACCATTTACGTGCAACGTTTGTGGGAAGAGTTTCTCGCAGCGAAGTAACTTGAAGAGTCATGTACGTCGGCATACGGGTGAAAAACCGTTCAAATGCAACgactgtggaaagtgtttttcgcaATCGAGCAGCCTCAGAAGCCACGAACGCCGACATACCGgtgagaagccattcaaatgcgagctTTGTGGCAAGTGCTTCTCGCATAGGGCAGGAATGAGAACGCATGTACTCGGCCACAGCGACGCTATTGGAAGATACTCTTCGTAA